Genomic segment of Leptospira ellinghausenii:
GCAAATAACGAAGAAATCTATTAATAGAAATGTAAAATATATACATTATTTTCTACTTTTCTTAAACAAGAAATTTACAGACTTCTCATTAAATCCTTCAAACCAAAAGCATTCTTCGGATGAATGGAAAAATGAATACCTTTCAAGCAAAACATTTTTTTCATTTTGATTCTTACGAAAATCAATAACCTTTATTTCTTCTTTTAGCGTATTTAGGAACGGCGTATTCCATAATGATTTATAATTTTCAGCAATCTTAAACAACAATATTCTGATGTATTCATCATGAGAAGGCAAAGAAAAACCGATGACGGATAAACCTAAATTTGCTGCACCTGCTCGACCCAAACCATGCCAAAACTCCATCAAAGGCTTTGCATAGACAAATTTAATAGCTGAGGGAGCAAGTATAAATGGCGCCTCGAATGAAGTATCTTCTATATAAAATTCATCTATTTTCTTAATTCGATAAATGTTCTTCAGATTATCATCAGGAAAACGAGGTCCTTCGACAATTGGACTTGCCTGATATTTATTTGGATCACTAAAAACAGGATGTGTGACTACTCTTCCATCAAAGTCTTCTAATTTATTTTGCATATGTCGAAATTCTCTCTCATCAAACCAGTCCACAGAGCCATGTAGTTTTAGGATAATAATCTCATCTTTACTGGAATCACCAATTGCAAAATCATCTGAAACCTCGGAATACCTCATTGGGAATAATCGAAAAGGGATACCCAAATGTTCCAAAACTCTCTCCAAAATTAAATCATAATTCAATGTCAAAATAATATCATGAGGTCTCAGTTTTTCTACAAATTTATAATATACTTTTGGAAGCGCTTCGGCTGAAGGAGTAAATATTTGAATAATTTTACCGATCGCTCTCCTGATCATTATTTGAGATTCATTACCTTCTTCATTAAAAGTCTTACTACCTCTTAATTTCAAATAATGTTCGATATCCAAGTAAGACATGAATGATTCTAAGTCTAATGAGGTGCGTGTATCTCGTGCATATCTCTTAAACTCGTCTAAATCAGTTTGAAATTTAGTTTTTCTCCCATAT
This window contains:
- a CDS encoding SIR2 family protein — protein: MSEHPGYRIFVLGAGFSQPAGLPLAGNLFEKVVQIIENQYGRKTKFQTDLDEFKRYARDTRTSLDLESFMSYLDIEHYLKLRGSKTFNEEGNESQIMIRRAIGKIIQIFTPSAEALPKVYYKFVEKLRPHDIILTLNYDLILERVLEHLGIPFRLFPMRYSEVSDDFAIGDSSKDEIIILKLHGSVDWFDEREFRHMQNKLEDFDGRVVTHPVFSDPNKYQASPIVEGPRFPDDNLKNIYRIKKIDEFYIEDTSFEAPFILAPSAIKFVYAKPLMEFWHGLGRAGAANLGLSVIGFSLPSHDEYIRILLFKIAENYKSLWNTPFLNTLKEEIKVIDFRKNQNEKNVLLERYSFFHSSEECFWFEGFNEKSVNFLFKKSRK